GATGAAAATTTTAAAAACAAAGCTTTTAGTGTTAATTCATTAGAAGAATTTTTACAACTTATAAAGGAAAAAGAAAATGAGAATTAAATGTGTATGTGGATCAGGTTTGGGTTCATCTTTACTTTTAGAGATGAATGTTAAAATGGTTCTTGACAAATTAAATATTCCTTATGATTCTGTGGAACATACAAATATTTCTTCATTTAACAAAAATGAAGCTGATTTTGTTGTGGTAGGTGCTGATGTTGCGCCAACACTGGATTTTGATCAAGATAAAATGGTTATTTTGATTAATATTTTATCAAAAGATGAATTAGAAAAAAAAATACGAGAAAAATTAAAAATATAGGAGAAAAATGAATTTTGGTCTTTGATTATTAGACTTTATTAAAACATTTGTTGGAACTCCTGCCTTGTTAGTTGGAATTTTTACTATGATTGGTGCTATTACTTTAAGAAAAAAAACATCAC
This Mesomycoplasma neurolyticum DNA region includes the following protein-coding sequences:
- a CDS encoding PTS sugar transporter subunit IIB; protein product: MRIKCVCGSGLGSSLLLEMNVKMVLDKLNIPYDSVEHTNISSFNKNEADFVVVGADVAPTLDFDQDKMVILINILSKDELEKKIREKLKI